One Takifugu rubripes chromosome 19, fTakRub1.2, whole genome shotgun sequence genomic window carries:
- the LOC101075497 gene encoding sodium- and chloride-dependent GABA transporter 2-like isoform X1 translates to MEENPKHKVKMDLRSDSHILMSPKNVLTRPGHISMNPKERGKWDSKLEFILTVAGHIIGLGNVWRFPYLCYKNGGGVFFIPYVLFLFTCGIPVFFMETSLGQYTSQGGITCWRKICPLFEGIGYGGQMIALYVGVYYIIILSWAFLYLFSSFSSELPWTNCHNSWNTPQCIGYNDSASLLLSGNTTSSVVEFWERRVLRLSSGIEEIGHIHWDLALCLLLAWILCFLCIANGVKLTGKVVYFTATFPYVMLVVLLVRGLTLPGAKDGLMYYLYPKPSRLADPEVWMDAGSQIFYSYGVCTGVLISLGSYNKYDNNCYRDSIYLCLLNSLTSFLAGFAIFSVLGFMAKEQGVDISVVTESGPGLAFIAFPRAVALMPIPQLWAIFFFLMIIFLGLDSEFVYQETLVTTISDMFPDFFQNSYRRKILLLAISAGSFFIGLLMVTDGGLYIFQLFDYYSCSGMTLLLFAIFQSVCIGWVYGANRLYDNIQDMIGYRPCPFIKYCWQYVTPAVCTCTFLFSLVKYTPLKFNNTYEYPWWGYAIGWFFTLSSTLMIPMWMLYFLIITPGTLMERLRILCTPSKDLRVPTTKTISIDPPSSNCSLRRMSHCRSKEPTSSSQGQQRKPYSHSRLRSI, encoded by the exons ATGGAAGAAAACCCAAAGCACAAG GTTAAAATGGACCTACGTTCAGACTCACACATCCTGATGAGTCCAAAGAATGTGTTGACCAGACCAGGGCACATTAGCATGAACCCTAAAGAGAGGGGCAAGTGGGACAGTAAGCTTGAGTTCATACTTACTGTAGCTGGACACATCATTGGCCTGGGAAATGTCTGGAGGTTTCCATACCTTTGCTACAAAAATGGAGGAG GGGTTTTCTTTATAccatatgttttatttttgttcaccTGCGGTATCCCAGTCTTCTTCATGGAAACATCTTTGggccagtacaccagtcagggTGGTATAACATGTTGGAGAAAAATCTGTCCTCTTTTTGAAG GCATAGGTTATGGGGGCCAAATGATTGCTTTATACGTCGGAGTGTATTACATAATTATTTTGTCATGGGCATTTCTCTACCTGTTCTCATCCTTCTCGTCTGAGCTTCCGTGGACAAATTGTCACAATAGCTGGAATACAC CTCAATGTATTGGGTACAATGACTCTGCCTCTTTGCTTTTGTCTGGAAATACGACATCTTCTGTTGTAGAGTTTTGGGA AAGAAGGGTCTTGCGCTTGTCTAGTGGAATTGAGGAAATTGGACATATTCACTGGGACTTGGCTCTTTGTTTGCTTCTTGCCTGGatattgtgttttttatgtatCGCAAATGGAGTTAAGTTAACAGGAAAG GTGGTCTACTTCACTGCCACATTTCCATATGtaatgctggtggtgctccttgTCCGTGGGCTTACGTTACCAGGAGCCAAAGATGGATTGATGTACTACCTCTACCCAAAACCTTCACGCCTGGCTGATCCTGAG GTGTGGATGGACGCTGGCAGCCAAATTTTCTACTCTTATGGAGTATGCACTGGAGTTCTCATATCTTTAGGAAGTTATAACAAATACGACAACAACTGCTacag AGACTCAATTTACCTGTGCCTGTTAAACAGCCTAACAAGTTTTCTAGCTGGTTTTGCCATTTTTTCTGTCCTCGGGTTTATGGCCAAGGAGCAAGGGGTGGATATATCAGTGGTgactgaatcag GTCCAGGATTGGCATTCATTGCTTTCCCTCGCGCAGTAGCTCTGATGCCAATTCCACAGCTGTGGGCAATTTTCTTCTTCCTAATGATCATATTTCTAGGATTAGACAGTGAG TTTGTCTACCAAGAGACATTGGTTACCACCATCTCCGACATGTTTCCTGACTTCTTTCAAAACAGTTACCGTCGAAAAATTTTACTACTGGCAATTTCTGCGGGAAGTTTTTTCATTGGCCTTCTGATGGTCACAGAC GGAGGTCTTTATATCTTTCAGCTGTTTGACTACTACTCCTGCAGTGGCATGACACTCCTGCTTTTTGCCATTTTTCAGTCAGTTTGCATTGGATGGGTCTATG GTGCTAATCGTCTGTATGATAATATACAGGACATGATTGGATATCGGCCGTGTCCTTTCATAAAATATTGTTGGCAGTACGTTACACCAGCTGTCTGCACT TGCACATTTCTATTCTCCTTGGTCAAATACACTCCGCTCAAATTCAATAACACCTATGAATACCCGTGGTGGGGCTACGCCATTGGTTGGTTCTTCACTCTCTCCTCAACACTTATGATTCCAATGTGGATGCTGTATTTCCTGATCATCACCCCAGGAACATTAATGGAG AGGCTGAGAATCCTCTGCACGCCATCAAAGGATTTAAGGGttccaacaacaaaaacaatttCCATCGATCCACCATCTTCTAACTGCTCCTTGCGGCGGATGAGTCATTGCCGATCCAAGGAGCCAActagctcatcacagggccaaCAAAGGAAGCCATACAGCCATTCACGCCTCAGGTCAATTTAA
- the LOC101075497 gene encoding sodium- and chloride-dependent GABA transporter 2-like isoform X2: MDLRSDSHILMSPKNVLTRPGHISMNPKERGKWDSKLEFILTVAGHIIGLGNVWRFPYLCYKNGGGVFFIPYVLFLFTCGIPVFFMETSLGQYTSQGGITCWRKICPLFEGIGYGGQMIALYVGVYYIIILSWAFLYLFSSFSSELPWTNCHNSWNTPQCIGYNDSASLLLSGNTTSSVVEFWERRVLRLSSGIEEIGHIHWDLALCLLLAWILCFLCIANGVKLTGKVVYFTATFPYVMLVVLLVRGLTLPGAKDGLMYYLYPKPSRLADPEVWMDAGSQIFYSYGVCTGVLISLGSYNKYDNNCYRDSIYLCLLNSLTSFLAGFAIFSVLGFMAKEQGVDISVVTESGPGLAFIAFPRAVALMPIPQLWAIFFFLMIIFLGLDSEFVYQETLVTTISDMFPDFFQNSYRRKILLLAISAGSFFIGLLMVTDGGLYIFQLFDYYSCSGMTLLLFAIFQSVCIGWVYGANRLYDNIQDMIGYRPCPFIKYCWQYVTPAVCTCTFLFSLVKYTPLKFNNTYEYPWWGYAIGWFFTLSSTLMIPMWMLYFLIITPGTLMERLRILCTPSKDLRVPTTKTISIDPPSSNCSLRRMSHCRSKEPTSSSQGQQRKPYSHSRLRSI; encoded by the exons ATGGACCTACGTTCAGACTCACACATCCTGATGAGTCCAAAGAATGTGTTGACCAGACCAGGGCACATTAGCATGAACCCTAAAGAGAGGGGCAAGTGGGACAGTAAGCTTGAGTTCATACTTACTGTAGCTGGACACATCATTGGCCTGGGAAATGTCTGGAGGTTTCCATACCTTTGCTACAAAAATGGAGGAG GGGTTTTCTTTATAccatatgttttatttttgttcaccTGCGGTATCCCAGTCTTCTTCATGGAAACATCTTTGggccagtacaccagtcagggTGGTATAACATGTTGGAGAAAAATCTGTCCTCTTTTTGAAG GCATAGGTTATGGGGGCCAAATGATTGCTTTATACGTCGGAGTGTATTACATAATTATTTTGTCATGGGCATTTCTCTACCTGTTCTCATCCTTCTCGTCTGAGCTTCCGTGGACAAATTGTCACAATAGCTGGAATACAC CTCAATGTATTGGGTACAATGACTCTGCCTCTTTGCTTTTGTCTGGAAATACGACATCTTCTGTTGTAGAGTTTTGGGA AAGAAGGGTCTTGCGCTTGTCTAGTGGAATTGAGGAAATTGGACATATTCACTGGGACTTGGCTCTTTGTTTGCTTCTTGCCTGGatattgtgttttttatgtatCGCAAATGGAGTTAAGTTAACAGGAAAG GTGGTCTACTTCACTGCCACATTTCCATATGtaatgctggtggtgctccttgTCCGTGGGCTTACGTTACCAGGAGCCAAAGATGGATTGATGTACTACCTCTACCCAAAACCTTCACGCCTGGCTGATCCTGAG GTGTGGATGGACGCTGGCAGCCAAATTTTCTACTCTTATGGAGTATGCACTGGAGTTCTCATATCTTTAGGAAGTTATAACAAATACGACAACAACTGCTacag AGACTCAATTTACCTGTGCCTGTTAAACAGCCTAACAAGTTTTCTAGCTGGTTTTGCCATTTTTTCTGTCCTCGGGTTTATGGCCAAGGAGCAAGGGGTGGATATATCAGTGGTgactgaatcag GTCCAGGATTGGCATTCATTGCTTTCCCTCGCGCAGTAGCTCTGATGCCAATTCCACAGCTGTGGGCAATTTTCTTCTTCCTAATGATCATATTTCTAGGATTAGACAGTGAG TTTGTCTACCAAGAGACATTGGTTACCACCATCTCCGACATGTTTCCTGACTTCTTTCAAAACAGTTACCGTCGAAAAATTTTACTACTGGCAATTTCTGCGGGAAGTTTTTTCATTGGCCTTCTGATGGTCACAGAC GGAGGTCTTTATATCTTTCAGCTGTTTGACTACTACTCCTGCAGTGGCATGACACTCCTGCTTTTTGCCATTTTTCAGTCAGTTTGCATTGGATGGGTCTATG GTGCTAATCGTCTGTATGATAATATACAGGACATGATTGGATATCGGCCGTGTCCTTTCATAAAATATTGTTGGCAGTACGTTACACCAGCTGTCTGCACT TGCACATTTCTATTCTCCTTGGTCAAATACACTCCGCTCAAATTCAATAACACCTATGAATACCCGTGGTGGGGCTACGCCATTGGTTGGTTCTTCACTCTCTCCTCAACACTTATGATTCCAATGTGGATGCTGTATTTCCTGATCATCACCCCAGGAACATTAATGGAG AGGCTGAGAATCCTCTGCACGCCATCAAAGGATTTAAGGGttccaacaacaaaaacaatttCCATCGATCCACCATCTTCTAACTGCTCCTTGCGGCGGATGAGTCATTGCCGATCCAAGGAGCCAActagctcatcacagggccaaCAAAGGAAGCCATACAGCCATTCACGCCTCAGGTCAATTTAA
- the LOC101079163 gene encoding green-sensitive opsin: protein MENGTEGRDFYIPMNNRTGLVRTPFEYSQYYLADSFVFKILGLYMFFLICTGFPINFLTLLVTAQNKKLRQPLNFILVNLAVAGLIMVCFGFTVTIYSCMMGYFALGRTVCTIEGFMATLGGQVALWSLVVLAIERYIVVCKPMGSFKFTATHASVGCAFTWIMAGSCAVPPLVGWSRYIPEGIQVSCGPDYYTLAPGYNNESYVMYMFSCHFCVPVFIIFFTYGSLVLTIKAAAAQQQESESTQKAEREVTRMCILMVLGFLVAWTPYASFAAWIFFNKGAAFSAVSMAIPAFFSKSSALFNPIIYVVMNKQFRNCMLSTIGMGGMVEDETSVSTSKTEVSSVS, encoded by the exons ATGGAGAACGGCACAGAAGGAAGGGACTTTTACATCCCCATGAACAACAGGACAGGGCTCGTGAGGACTCCTTTCGAATATTCGCAGTATTATTTGGCAGACTCCTTTGTCTTCAAGATTTTGGGCTTGTACATGTTTTTCCTCATCTGCACTGGTTTTCCCATAAACTTCCTGACACTGCTGGTCACGGCTCAGAACAAGAAGCTCCGACAGCCACTCAACTTCATCCTGGTGAACTTGGCTGTGGCTGGACTCATCATGGTCTGCTTTGGATTCACAGTCACAATTTACTCTTGCATGATGGGATATTTTGCTTTGGGAC GCACAGT CTGCACCATTGAAGGATTCATGGCTACCCTCGGAG GTCAAGTCGCTTTGTGGTCTCTTGTGGTTCTGGCTATTGAGAGGTACATCGTGGTCTGCAAACCCATGGGCAGCTTCAAATTTACTGCCACTCATGCTTCAGTAGGTTGTGCATTTACCTGGATCATGGCGGGCTCCTGTGCTGTCCCACCTCTTGTTGGCTGGTCCAG GTACATTCCAGAAGGAATACAGGTTTCCTGTGGCCCTGACTACTACACCCTAGCTCCTGGCTACAACAACGAGTCCTACGTCATGTACATGTTCTCCTGCCACTTTTGTGTTCCTGTCTTTATCATCTTCTTCACTTATGGAAGTCTCGTGCTGACCATCAAAGCT gctgcagcccagcagcagGAATCAGAGTCTACCCAGAAAGCTGAGAGGGAAGTGACCCGCATGTGCATCCTGATGGTTCTCGGTTTTCTCGTGGCCTGGACCCCATATGCCAGTTTTGCTGCCTGGATTTTCTTCAACAAGGGAGCTGCCTTCTCTGCCGTATCCATGGCCATTCCTGCCTTCTTCTCCAAGAGCTCAGCATTGTTCAATCCAATTATTTATGTTGTCATGAACAAGCAG TTCCGTAACTGCATGCTCTCTACCATTGGAATGGGCGGCATGGTTGAAGATGAGACCTCGGTATCGACCAGCAAGACAGAAGTTTCCTCTGTCTCTTAG